The following proteins are encoded in a genomic region of Gammaproteobacteria bacterium:
- a CDS encoding GxxExxY protein has product MLNQEELTYRIRGCVYEVFRDLGCGFLEKIYERALLRELRICGLDVQAQVPIEVQYKGAVVGEYFADMLVEDTVIIELKAQREASKEAEAQLLNYLKATGIRIGMLVNFHYPKATIKRFVL; this is encoded by the coding sequence ATGTTGAATCAGGAAGAGCTGACGTACCGTATTCGAGGGTGTGTATATGAGGTTTTCCGGGATCTCGGCTGCGGTTTCCTCGAGAAAATCTATGAGCGGGCGCTGTTGCGGGAGTTGCGGATCTGTGGCCTCGATGTACAGGCCCAGGTTCCGATCGAAGTGCAATACAAGGGTGCCGTGGTGGGCGAGTACTTCGCTGACATGCTGGTGGAAGATACGGTTATCATCGAACTGAAGGCGCAGCGCGAAGCCTCCAAGGAAGCTGAGGCGCAGTTGTTGAATTATCTGAAGGCGACAGGAATTCGTATCGGGATGTTGGTAAATTTCCATTACCCTAAAGCGACCATAAAAAGGTTTGTTTTATGA
- a CDS encoding GDP-L-fucose synthase → MNKSDKIYIAGHRGLVGAAIVRRLRAEGYTNLLTATSRELDLREQAAVRAFFAEQRPDYVFLAAAKVGGILANDSYPAEFIYENLMIEANVIDAAYRNGVQKLLFLGSTCIYPQLAPQPLKEEYLLSGPLEPTNEWYAVAKIAGIKLCQAYQRQYGARFISAMPTNLYGPGDNFDLEKSHVMPALIRKFHEAKVSGAPTVTVWGTGTPRREFLHVDDCARACVFLMEHYEGADIVNIGTGTDIPIGDLASLVKQVVGYSGEIVFDTSKPDGTPRKLVDVARITALGWRAQIGLEDGITDAYRWFLENVNAAQQVRGMG, encoded by the coding sequence ATGAATAAGAGTGACAAAATTTATATCGCCGGCCACCGCGGGTTGGTGGGTGCGGCGATTGTGCGGCGGCTGCGGGCGGAGGGGTATACGAATCTGCTCACGGCGACCAGTCGTGAGTTGGATCTGCGTGAGCAGGCGGCGGTGCGGGCGTTTTTTGCGGAGCAGCGGCCGGATTATGTGTTCCTAGCCGCGGCCAAGGTCGGTGGTATCCTGGCCAATGACTCTTATCCGGCGGAGTTCATCTACGAGAACCTGATGATCGAGGCCAATGTGATCGATGCGGCCTACCGCAACGGGGTGCAAAAGCTGTTGTTCCTCGGCAGCACCTGCATCTATCCGCAGCTGGCGCCGCAGCCGCTCAAGGAAGAGTATCTGCTGAGCGGGCCGCTGGAGCCGACCAATGAGTGGTACGCGGTGGCCAAGATCGCCGGCATCAAGCTGTGCCAGGCCTATCAGCGCCAATACGGGGCGCGTTTCATCTCGGCCATGCCGACCAATCTCTATGGTCCGGGCGACAACTTCGATCTCGAGAAGTCACATGTGATGCCGGCGCTGATCCGGAAGTTCCACGAGGCCAAGGTGAGTGGGGCACCGACGGTGACGGTGTGGGGCACGGGCACGCCGCGGCGCGAGTTTCTGCACGTCGACGACTGCGCCCGCGCCTGCGTGTTTTTGATGGAGCACTACGAAGGCGCCGATATCGTCAACATCGGCACCGGCACCGACATCCCCATCGGCGACCTGGCATCGCTGGTAAAGCAGGTGGTCGGCTATTCGGGTGAGATCGTCTTCGACACCAGCAAACCCGACGGCACCCCACGCAAACTGGTCGACGTCGCCCGCATCACCGCCCTCGGCTGGCGCGCACAGATCGGCCTGGAGGACGGCATCACAGACGCCTATCGGTGGTTTCTGGAAAACGTCAACGCCGCGCAGCAGGTGCGGGGCATGGGATGA